The following are from one region of the Nicotiana tomentosiformis chromosome 7, ASM39032v3, whole genome shotgun sequence genome:
- the LOC138896169 gene encoding uncharacterized protein, producing MPGYAKFMKDLVTKKRSMNFTTIKVTHQVSAIMHSIAPKLEDPGAFTISCTIGSAEFANALSDLGASINLMPYSVFKTLGIGKPRPTFMRLKMADRTMKRPLGVIEYVLVRVDKFILPADFVILDCEVDYEVPIILRRPFLATGKALCNVEAGELTFRLGDEKVIFHVCKSMRQQNSNEVVLLNFNDDDMDGFMEYANSLQGIGSYNYAPWKLSLDLENKTTPPIKPSIEEPPTLELKPLPPHLRYEFLGPCSTLPVTLSSCLTNVHVDSTLAVLHKRNKAIGWTLADIRGISPAFCMHKINLKEGAKPSIEYQRIFNEAMQEVVKKEIIKWLDVGVVYPISDSS from the exons atgcccggttatgcgaagtttatgaaggatcttgtgacaaagaagcggtcaatgaattttacaactatcaaagtcactcatcaagtgagtgcaattatgCATTCAAtagctcctaagttggaagatcccggtgctttcacgatttcttgtacaattggaagtgccgagtttgctaatgCTCTTtctgatcttggggcaagtatcaatttgatgccctattcggttttcaagaccttgggaattgggaaaccaagacccactttTATGAGATTgaaaatggccgatcgtaccatgaagagacctttgggagtaATTGAatatgtcttggttcgtgttgataaattcattcttccggcggattttgtcattctagattgtgaagttgattatgaggtgccaattattcttagaagacctttccttgctacagggaaggcaCTTTGTaatgttgaagccggagaacttacTTTCCGgttgggtgatgaaaaagtgatattccatgtgtgtaagtccatgcggcaacaaaatagcaatgag gtcgtcttgctcaactttaatGATGACGatatggatggcttcatggaatatgcaaactctttgcaaggaatagggtcgtacaattatgcaccctggaaactatctttggatcttgaaaataagaCAACTCCTCCTataaagccttctattgaagagcctcctactttggagttgaagccattgcctccacatcttcgatatgaatttcttggcccttgttctactttaccggttactctttcctcttgtttgaccaACGTACAtgtagattctacattggcggtgctacataagaggaataaggctattgggtggacattggcagatatccgggggataagccccgcattttgcatgcataagatcaacttgaaggaaggcgccaaaccatctattgaatatCAAAGGATattcaatgaggctatgcaagaagttgtcaaaaaggagattatcaagtggttggatgtcggggttgtctacccaaTTTCCGATAGTTCATGA